A genomic region of Catharus ustulatus isolate bCatUst1 chromosome 32, bCatUst1.pri.v2, whole genome shotgun sequence contains the following coding sequences:
- the CDC42EP2 gene encoding cdc42 effector protein 2: MSTKVPIYLKRGSRKGKKEKLRDILSSDMISPPLGDFRHTIHIGSGGQSDSFGDISFLQGKFHLLPRGSAEPAAPEPFEFARAATMAGGEVAAVPSPLLKNAISLPALGGAQALTLPAAQAPPKPPRLHLDETAAAASPPRARATDLSLGDTAASPPRARATDLSLGDTVASPPRARATNLPLDEMATAPRAQATTPSLGDTTVSPPCAWATTPSLGDTAASPPCARATNGAASPLASHAGSLLSLHVDLGPSILDEVLQVMERHQAERGARPEILT, from the coding sequence ATGTCCACCAAGGTGCCCATCTACCTGaagagaggcagcaggaagggcaaGAAGGAGAAGCTGCGGGACATCCTCTCGTCGGACATGATCAGCCCCCCGCTGGGGGATTTCCGCCACACCATCCACatcggcagcggcggccagaGCGACTCCTTCGGGGACATCTCCTTCCTGCAGGGCAAGTTCCACCTGCTGCCccgcggcagcgccgagccggCGGCGCCGGAGCCCTTCGAGTTCGCCCGCGCGGCCACCATGGCGGGCGGCGAGGTGGCCGCGGTGCCGTCGCCGCTGCTCAAGAACGCCATTTCCCTGCCCGCGCTCGGCGGCGCCCAGGCGCTCACCCTGCCCGCGGCGCAGGCCCCGCCGAAACCGCCGCGGCTGCACCTGGACGAAACGGCCGCCGCGGCCTCGCCGCCACGTGCTCGGGCCACTGACCTGTCCTTGGGTGACACCGCGGCCTCGCCGCCACGTGCTCGGGCCACTGACCTGTCCTTGGGTGACACCGTGGCCTCGCCGCCGCGTGCTCGGGCCACCAACCTGCCCCTGGATGAAATGGCCACTGCACCGCGTGCTCAGGCCACCACCCCGTCCTTGGGTGACACCACGGTCTCGCCACCATGTGCTTGGGCCACCACCCCGTCCTTGGGTGACACCGCGGCCTCGCCGCCATGCGCCCGAGCCACCAACGGCGCGGCGTCCCCGCTGGCGTCGCACGCGGGCTCGCTGCTGTCGCTGCACGTGGACCTGGGCCCGTCCATCCTGGACGAGGTGCTGCAGGTGATGGAGCGGCACCAGGCCGAGCGCGGCGCCCGGCCGGAGATCCTGACGTGA
- the DPF2 gene encoding zinc finger protein ubi-d4 isoform X1, protein MAAVVQNVVKLLGEQYYRDAMEQCHSYNARLCAERSVRLPFLDSQTGVAQSNCYIWMEKRHRGPGLAAGQLYSYPARRWRKKRRAHPPEDPRLSFPSIKPDTEQALKKEALLAQDGSSLEALLRTDPLEKRPLPDPRMDDDSLGEFPVGNSRARKRILEPDDFLDDLDDEDYEEDTPKRRGKGKAKGKGVGGARKKLDAAILEDRDKPYACDNSYKQKHSLKPPDRVCGKRYKNRPGLSYHYAHSHLAEEEGDDKDDSQPPTPLSQRSEEQKSKKGPDGLALPNNYCDFCLGDSKINKKTGQPEELVSCSDCGRSGHPSCLQFTPVMMAAVKTYRWQCIECKCCNICGTSENDDQLLFCDDCDRGYHMYCLTPPMAEPPEGSWSCHLCLDLLKEKASIYQNQNSS, encoded by the exons ATGGCGGCGGTGGTTCAGAATGTGGTCAAGCT gctgggcgAGCAGTACTACCGCGACGCCATGGAGCAGTGCCACAGCTACAACGCGCGGCTCTGCGCCGAGCGCAGCGTGCGCCTGCCCTTCCTGGACTCGCAGACCGGCGTGGCCCAGAGCAACTGCTACATCTGGATGGAGAAACGGCACCGCGGGCCCG GTTTGGCAGCCGGGCAGCTCTACTCGTACCCGGCGCGGCGCTGGCGCAAGAAACGCCGCGCCCACCCCCCGGAGGACCCCCggctctccttcccctccatcAAACCCG acACGGAGCAGGCCCTGAAGAaggaggctctgctggctcaggacGGGAGCAGCCTCGAGGCCCTGCTCAGGACGGACCCCCTGGAGAAGAGACCCCTGCCCGACCCCCGCATGGACGACGACAGCCTGGGCGAGTTCCCGGTGGGCAACAGCCGCGCCAGGAAG CGGATCCTGGAGCCGGACGATTTCCTGGACGATTTGGACGACGAGGATTATGAGGAGGACACGCCCAAGAGGAGGGGCAAGGGCAAGGCCAAG GGGAAGGGCGTGGGCGGCGCGCGGAAGAAGCTGGACGCCGCCATCCTGGAGGACAGGGACAAACCCTACGCGTGTGACa acAGTTACAAACAAAAGCATTCCTTGAAACCTCCCGACCGAG TCTGCGGGAAGCGCTACAAGAACCGCCCGGGGCTGAGCTATCACTACGCGCACTCGCACCTGGCCGAGGAGGAGGGCGACGACAAGGACGACTCGCAGCCGCCCACGCCGCTGTCCCAGCGCTCCGAGGAGCAGAAat CCAAGAAGGGCCCGGACGGGCTGGCCCTGCCCAACAACTACTGCGACTTCTGCCTGGGGGACTCCAAGATCAACAAGAAAACCGGGCAGCCCGAGGAGCTGGTGTCGTGCTCGGACTGCGGCCGCTCCG gccaccCCTCATGCCTGCAGTTCACCCCGGTGATGATGGCAGCAGTCAAGACGTATCGCTGGCAGTGCATCGAGTGCAAGTGCTGCAACATCTGCGGCACCTCCGAGAACGAC GACCAGCTGCTGTTCTGTGACGATTGTGACCGCGGGTACCACATGTACTGCCTGACCCCGCCCATGGCCGAGCCCCCCGAGG ggagctggagctgccacctCTGCCTGGACCTGCTCAAGGAGAAGGCGTCGATTTACCAGAACCAGAACAGCTCCTGA
- the DPF2 gene encoding zinc finger protein ubi-d4 isoform X2, producing the protein MAAVVQNVVKLLGEQYYRDAMEQCHSYNARLCAERSVRLPFLDSQTGVAQSNCYIWMEKRHRGPGLAAGQLYSYPARRWRKKRRAHPPEDPRLSFPSIKPDTEQALKKEALLAQDGSSLEALLRTDPLEKRPLPDPRMDDDSLGEFPVGNSRARKRILEPDDFLDDLDDEDYEEDTPKRRGKGKAKGKGVGGARKKLDAAILEDRDKPYACDICGKRYKNRPGLSYHYAHSHLAEEEGDDKDDSQPPTPLSQRSEEQKSKKGPDGLALPNNYCDFCLGDSKINKKTGQPEELVSCSDCGRSGHPSCLQFTPVMMAAVKTYRWQCIECKCCNICGTSENDDQLLFCDDCDRGYHMYCLTPPMAEPPEGSWSCHLCLDLLKEKASIYQNQNSS; encoded by the exons ATGGCGGCGGTGGTTCAGAATGTGGTCAAGCT gctgggcgAGCAGTACTACCGCGACGCCATGGAGCAGTGCCACAGCTACAACGCGCGGCTCTGCGCCGAGCGCAGCGTGCGCCTGCCCTTCCTGGACTCGCAGACCGGCGTGGCCCAGAGCAACTGCTACATCTGGATGGAGAAACGGCACCGCGGGCCCG GTTTGGCAGCCGGGCAGCTCTACTCGTACCCGGCGCGGCGCTGGCGCAAGAAACGCCGCGCCCACCCCCCGGAGGACCCCCggctctccttcccctccatcAAACCCG acACGGAGCAGGCCCTGAAGAaggaggctctgctggctcaggacGGGAGCAGCCTCGAGGCCCTGCTCAGGACGGACCCCCTGGAGAAGAGACCCCTGCCCGACCCCCGCATGGACGACGACAGCCTGGGCGAGTTCCCGGTGGGCAACAGCCGCGCCAGGAAG CGGATCCTGGAGCCGGACGATTTCCTGGACGATTTGGACGACGAGGATTATGAGGAGGACACGCCCAAGAGGAGGGGCAAGGGCAAGGCCAAG GGGAAGGGCGTGGGCGGCGCGCGGAAGAAGCTGGACGCCGCCATCCTGGAGGACAGGGACAAACCCTACGCGTGTGACa TCTGCGGGAAGCGCTACAAGAACCGCCCGGGGCTGAGCTATCACTACGCGCACTCGCACCTGGCCGAGGAGGAGGGCGACGACAAGGACGACTCGCAGCCGCCCACGCCGCTGTCCCAGCGCTCCGAGGAGCAGAAat CCAAGAAGGGCCCGGACGGGCTGGCCCTGCCCAACAACTACTGCGACTTCTGCCTGGGGGACTCCAAGATCAACAAGAAAACCGGGCAGCCCGAGGAGCTGGTGTCGTGCTCGGACTGCGGCCGCTCCG gccaccCCTCATGCCTGCAGTTCACCCCGGTGATGATGGCAGCAGTCAAGACGTATCGCTGGCAGTGCATCGAGTGCAAGTGCTGCAACATCTGCGGCACCTCCGAGAACGAC GACCAGCTGCTGTTCTGTGACGATTGTGACCGCGGGTACCACATGTACTGCCTGACCCCGCCCATGGCCGAGCCCCCCGAGG ggagctggagctgccacctCTGCCTGGACCTGCTCAAGGAGAAGGCGTCGATTTACCAGAACCAGAACAGCTCCTGA